ggttccggaggaaagtttaatggttcgggatctacaaaccgttcctgaatattctccggattctcaattgtgaggtttgtttcaaaaactggattatcggaaatttgagtttgaggatttggtcgacttgatgacgattctaaagaaaaatcaacggcggcgatattcgttaaacgatgtcttgatcgagttacaggtggtgaacgtatgaccggcggcgaacgtcttgctcggtgcattcactgaatatcctattagtttttaaaaaggaaagaaaaattataataagttatccaattaatagacttttctgattttgcccacgtttcgaatagccaaaagatgcagcagaggggtaggattcgtttggtctcaatataattgagtactatttggctccaataacccggtccacgtacaaatccaactattactacgaaccagaaaattttgatgtctatcaatttaaccacttaaaataaattttcgtaattttaagaaatttagagaagaagtagaaaaaattctaagtcctaaaaactagaatggcgagaaataagagagaaaaagattgcgcgtcgaaaagtgtcgaaaaatgaaaaagacgaagagtggtttgtaaacacgcggttaatccaaccttataactatcactatcttaaaattaaaactacaaatagagattactaattgaaattgtaattgatacataggtaaacagcgtcgaaagataaataaaaataagaaagtagcacgaaaaatagcgtcgcaaaattttaaggcacctaaatcttagtctaaagaaaaagcacttaagggattttacggcaaaactaaaaattctagaagtaaaaataactatggcaaaactaaacttaatactaaaagttgcgaatatagtctaaaaatctaaaggtaataaaactaaaaagattttttttttatagacaaaatcttaaaaatataattttttttataaattttttttgtttttttttacgtttttttttttttacgttttttttttttacgttttttttttttttatcgaatataaattaaaaatatagtgtttcgccgagtccccggcagcggcgccaaaaatacttgatgtcgtagggggtgtatacaaaatagtattatttttagtgcgaaatactattaaatatgctacaattttacacaagttatttatttatttatcgagtggatataccaaaaccttgctacaacactataggcagtgtacctagtcgcggagtagtatagtttttagtaagtccggttcgttccacagggagctcgtgaagtataacactatattttttacacacaataattgtaaaaatacaaatatatatatataagtaatattattattataaagggggtttttaccgtttaatgaccggtttgtcgattttaaaactttagtcgcagttaaaaccaaatgtaaaatattaaaaataaatacaagacttaaattaaagcataaagtaaataacgataatgaaattgcgaataataaaagtgcgataaaataaacttgcgataattaaaaagtacgataattaaaagtgcaattaaatacaataacaaaaaaaatgcgaatattagaagtgcaattaaatataaaataaaggaaataaaagaattatgcttatttaaacttccgtaatcatgatgtttgacgtgttgattttagttttatgcccatgggttaattgtcctttgtcctgaattatttaatatgtccgtctggtttttgtccataacagtccatcagtcataaatataaaatgcgagtgtcctcgtcaaattattcttatacccgaagtcaaatattccaactaattggggacttaaactgtaacaaggttttaatactttgtttaataattacaccaggatatcgactgcgtgtaacccaaggttttaatactttgttatcaattatgccaagtgtccttgtacataatttcacccctgttttaataattccatagactattaatccattcccgtgtccggttaaatgaacgattattcgtacatataaataccccgcccatcgtgtccgatcgagtgtatatggttattttatagggacgcccaattgtaaatctttatattaacattaacaaactatcatttagttaaacaaatataaagcccattaatagcccatagtctaatttccacaagtgtcgttcttttgtccaaaccccaattatggtacaaatcccaattacccaattttagtaatttgcccaacatcatgattacttcgttttaaataagcataataataacttagctacgagacattaatataaaaaggttgaacataacttacaatgattaaaaatagcgtagcgttacacggacagaatttcgacttacacactcaaatgatctctatcataaatcttattattatcataatttaaacttaaaattaagattattgttatatcttattacattaacattatgatagagatatagaatatagatattgataattgatattgataatagatagatggatcgaaaaaaggatagaaaaaatgatcgaaaaagaaGTCGTTCCAaattttgatcgtaaatcatcgcttttatagcgaaattagaaattgaattttcatttacgacccctgaactatgctcaattaacaactttttattatttaatattattcttattatgaattatttaaatattatattttattcttgtgcatagttgactcgtaatttttacaccgttgcgtcgagcgctgaaagttggttcatgccccagttccggattttcgaacgtcctttcgtacaattttatatcttgtactttgcgttttgtaacttgtactcttgtcatttttagacgttcctcatcaataatttgaaccattttgattgtctcttgtacatttgagcattttggaccttttcatcttcaaatcttcgttttcgccttttgtctttgcacttatttaatataaacgaatattacttgaaaatggaacaattgcaactaaaatcttgtctttcttgggggataatgctatgaaatatatgttcctttttagccttatcagattCCCTACCAAGAGACTCCGTAGCTAGCTTCGACGACCTAAAATGGCAATTTAGGTCTAAGTTTAGTCAGAAAAAGTGACATAAGAAGAATCATGTAGCCGCTCATGGGATAAAGCAAAAGGATAGTGAAGGTTCTAGAGCCTTTCTCGCTAGGTATACCAACGAAACACAACAAATTCCCAACCTACCAGAATCCCAAAGAATATCTGGGTTACTCTACAGATCTAGGGTCAGGCCTCTCATTGAACATCTTAGCCGAGACCTACCAAGCACTTACGAAGCTTTGTTAGAAAAGGCATATATATGGTTAGATGCTAAGGAAACAGCCGGTAACTTCGTCCTAGACGACACCCCCATAAATAGGCGAAAAGAGAAGTCAGAAAGAAGGGACGATAAACATGGTAGAAAATAGGATAGGGGGAGGTTCCACCCTTACCGAAGGGAAACCGGAGCTGGGATCTTGGGGGCATTAATAAAAACTCCCAAGGAAATCCTAGCAACTGAGAAAGCCGCCAACAAGTTCAAAACCCCGGGAAAGATGTCCAACAGAGGAAGAAATAGGGATATGACCAAGTTTTGTGACTTCCACAATGATTTTGGGCACGATACGGATGAATGTTTCAACCTCAAAACAGCCATTGAGGAGGCTTTTAAGTCGGGCAAACTGTCCCATCTCATAAAGGGAATTCGGGAACCAAAGAAAGAGAGGGTACAGGAAAAGAAAATGGAGGATACGAGGCAAGAAGCAGAAAATGCAATCCTGGCAATAGATTCACACCAGCCTTATAAGAAAAGAGAAAGATGTCGCGTCATCAGAGAATGGAGTGAAGTGTCGTTCCCGGCCCTCGATACCATATGTCCTTCGGACCTACCGGTCACCATAAATGGAAAGATTTTCAACAGAGAGGTACGAAGGATATACCTCGACAGTGGAAGTGCTTGTGATGTGATGTACGAACATTGCTTCGAACGGCTAAGTCCCACCATCAGAGCACGGTTAGGTGCCCCAAGAGTACCCTTAGTTAGATTCTCCAGAGAAAGGTGTTGGCCCATCGGAGAAATTGATCTCGACTTCACAATAGGGGAACCACCATTAGCAAGAACATAAACCATTGATTTCGTGGTAGTCCGAGCAAACTCCCCACATAACATCCTGCTCTGGAGGGTAGCTATGAAAAAGATGGGTATAATCGTATCCACGGTGCATCAAATGGTCAAATTCCACACCCACGAGGGGATCGGCACCCTTGCATCAACGTATGATAGGAATAAGGTAATCTTTGCCATAAAAGAAACAATGAAAGAGCCAACCGAGCGTGTCCTAGGAGCTTCGGAGGAGGATCCACAAGTATAAAAGATATCAGTAAACCCGATGTTTCAGGATCAGTAGATCAGCATAGGAAAAAACTTGCCAGCATCCACCAAGCAAAAGCTCCGAAAGTTACTTCAAGCCAATGTGGATGTATTTGCTTGGGAAAATAGCGATATGACCGAGATACCACGAACCATCAATGTACAAGGGTCGTCCTTCGTAACGGAGCATCGACTCAACGAGCACAAACACCTCAAACCAGTGCATCAGAAAAAATGAAACTTGGCACCGGAAAGGGACGAAGCAGCCTGTAAAGAAGTAGAAGGCCTGTTAAAAGCGGAAATAATTCGCGAAGCAAAATACCCCTCGTGGGTCGCTAATCCCGTGATGGTGAAGAAATCAGACGGAGGATGGAGAATGTGCGTCGACTTCACCAACATCAACAAAGCCTGTCCCAAAGATTGTTACCCCCTACCCGAAATCGATTGAAAAGTCGAATCCCTAACCGAGTACCGATACAAAAGCTTCTTGGATGCTTACAAAGGGTACCATCAGATCAAAATGGCTAAGGAGGACGAAGAAAAAACATCCTTCTTCACCAGCAAGGGAATCTATTATTATCAAAAGATGCCCTCCGGTCTAAAAAATGCAGGGGCAACTTATCAAAGGCTAGTCGACAAAGCCTTTCACGATCAGCTGGGAAGAAATCTGGAAGCCTATGTAGATGACATGGTAATCAAAAGTCGGAAGGAAGAAAATTTTATAGAGGATATCTAGGAAACTTTTGATAAGCTTCGGGCAATAAATATGAAGCTGAACCTGAAGAAATGTTCCTTCGGAGTTGAAGAAGGAAAATTTATTGGGTATTACATCACCAGAAAGGGGATCCAGGAGAATCCGAAAAAAGTGGACAGGTTAAAATAGCTCCAAACCCCTGCAACCATTAAAGACATGCAGAGCCTGAATGGGAAGCTAGCGTCACTTAGCAGATTCATATCAAAGGGAGCAGAGAAACAACTACCCTTCTTCAGAATTCTGAAGGGATGCTTGGGAAAAAAGAAAATTGTCTGGAACGAAGAAGCGGAGAAGGCATTCGTTGAAATGAAGGAGTACATCGCCAAACTCCCTACCTTAACCTCTCCCGAAGAAGGAGAAACACTCTTCATATACTTGGCTACTTCGAAAGAATGCATCAGCACAGTATTGGTCACCGAACGAGAGAAAGCGCACGTACCAATATACTTCTTCAGTCGAGTACTTCAAGAAGCCGAGCTGAATTATCCAGAACTCGAGAAACTCACTCTAGCACTCGTCCACACAGCTAGGAAACTCCGAAGATACTTCCTAGCACATCAGATAGTGGTACTTACTAACAAACCAATCAGGCAAGTGCTCTCGAAACCTGAAAAATCGGGGAGAATGGCCAAATAGGTCATTGAGTTAGGAGAGCATGACATTGAGTTCCGGGTCAGGCATGCAATCAAAGGACAAGTTCTAGCAAATTTCATCGCTGAAACAGATAGTGTAAATGAAGAAGACGTGAAGAACTCAACCCAAATTATCACCCCAAAGATCGAAAATGAAGAGTGGAAGTTGTACACCGACGGTGCGTCAAGCTCCGATGGATCAGGTGCTGGTCTAATGTTAGTAAATCTCGAAGGAAAAGAGTTCACTTATGCACTTCGTTTCGAATTCAATACAACCAACAACGAAGCAGAGTACGAAGCTCTGCTAGCAGGATTGAGAATGGCGAAGGAATTAAAAATCCTTCATCTCCGAGCCTTCGTTGACTTACAGCTAGTATCTAACCAGATCAAGGGCACCTTTGAAGCAAAGCAACCCACCATCCAACAATACTTGTCAAAAGCAAAAGAACTGATCGAAAGCTTCAAAAGTTTTGATATCGAGCATGTCCGAAGAAGTCAAAATAAGAAGGCAGACGCACTGAGCAAGTTTGCTTCGCTGACATTTGAGCACCTCGCAAAAGAAGTCTTGGTGGAGGTGCTAGATTAGAAATCAATCCTAGATGAAGAAGTCAATGACCTCATACAAGAAGATGAGGTAACATGGATGACTCCGCTACAAGCATATCTTGAGACAGGGAAATTACCAGAGGATAGAAACGAAGCAAGGAAGATAAGGATAAAGGCACCTTCGTACAAAATGATGAACGGAGCACTATACCGAAGGTCCTTTCTCACCCCATGACTTCGATGTGTAGGGCCAAAGCAAGCAACTGTCATAATCCAAGAAATGCACGAAGGAATATGTGGTCTACACGCGGGTCCAAGGTCAGTTAATCTCTGTCACATCTGCGTTGCCGTTCGTAAAATGGGGAATAGACATAGTTGGACCCATTAGCGATACACCAGGAAGCCCAAGATTCCTACTTGTAGCAATTGATTACTTCACCAAGTGGTCCGAAGCAAAATCGTTGGCAACAATCACTGGTAAGCAGATAGAGAAATTTGTCTGGGAACACATCGTATGCAGGTTCGGAGTTCCCCAGGAAATAGTCCCGGATAATGGAAAAACATTGGCAGAAGGAATATTCCCAAAATTTTGGAAACAATTGAAAATTCAGCAAAGTTTCACCTCGGTATATCATCCCCAAGGTAATGGACAGGTGGAGGTAACAAACCGGGACATAATCAAAGGAATAGAGAAACGCTTGGGCAAATGCAAAAAGGGGTGGGTCGATGAGCTTCCCTTGGTGCTGTGGGCACATCGGACAACTCCAAAACGAAGCAATGGTGAAACCCACTACAGCCTTGCATACGGAACAGAAGCCGTTCTTCTCGCAGAAATACATGTACTAACAGAAAGAACAGCGAACAATGAAAATAACAAAGAAAACCTTCGAGTTAACCTGGATCTGCTCGAAGAAAGAAGAGAAGCAACTGTGATTCGGGAAGCCTCATACAAACGAATGATTGAAGGCTATTACAACAAGAGAGTAAAACCCTCAACCTTCAAAGTAGGAGAATATGTCCTAAGGTTAAACAGTGCAAGCAAGGTGGAATACGAAGGAAAATTGGGACCAAATTAGGAAGGCCCCTATGTGATTGCACAAGTGTTGGGAAAAGGCTCCTACAAGCTGAAAATAACAACCGGTAAACCAATACCAAGGGCGTAGAATGCAACCAACCTCAAAGAGTTTTTTCATTAGAAGTCTTGTACTTTTTATTTTGTAACATGTAGTTGAAAGATGCAAAATTGATAGTTGAAGCCTATAAACTTCCTACATGAAGCTTAATGAATTTCTCAACTACTTTTGATAAACTAATGTCTTGACAAAATTAAAATTCCATACGGAAAATTATGTGCGAAAAATGACAGCCGGCACGAAAAATAACCCTGTCATAATCCACACTATACCGAGCAACGAGGCAAAATATGCTCCGAAATACTCGACGTAAGGAAATAAGTTTTCCTTAAAAGTGATCACTGCACCACCATCCTGCAAGGTAGAGAGTTTTTTTACCCATCCAAGCAGGATAAAAATCCatggtaacacatataaaaaagcaTGCTAAAATTAAACGAACTAGAGTTATGCCATACATGACCATTGTTCAAATAAAAAGGGCGATAAAGCCCAGGCACCTAGGCCAACCAAAAGACGATAATTGTTTCAAACGATTACAAACAACAACTAGTTAATGGGGGCATCAACTTTTTCAGACTCTCCCATAACTTTAGGAACCTCCAGGAgagtttcttcatcatcttcatgaaCCGCGGGCACAACAGTAGCAAGAGTCTTCAAAAGCTCACTAGGATTGGCATCAACCTTGGCTGAGATAGTCTTGACATAATCAAAATCAGCTTGCTCGAGCTCATCAAAAGCAGAGTCAACCATCGCCTTTCCTTGATCACTATAATCGGCAAAGTCAGCAAGCTGCACAACCCCCTTAGACGCCAAATCTCCTATCACTTCACACCTGGCCTGAACTTTCGAAGCTAACACCGCATTACCAAAAAGTTGCCCAAAATCTGCACTCTTTAGCAATTGCTGAAAAGCATGAGGAATAACCTGAGAAACAACTTGAGAGTAATCAGACTTCAATACCTCACAACGCTTCTTGTAGTCTTTTAACTCGTTAGTAATGGCCACTTTCTGAACCTCGCCCACCTTCACCTGCCTCTGCAAACCTGCTATTTCATCACGAGCAGCCTTCAATTCCTCTTCATAGCTAGGAGCCATTAATATCTCCTTCTCAAGCTTCTTAACCCTCTCACCCATAGATACATGATGCTCCCTCAAAGATTCAAGCTCCGCAGTACGCTTCTGTAAGAGGGAAGAAGCAATATGACCCATAGAAGTAGCTTGAAAATTGATAACAGAATAGGCATCATGAAAACTATTCATGCCATCGGCAAAACAATTCCCCCAGTTATCAGGAATGAGACTATCAATGAGATCAATGCAGTTGTTCGGAGCAGGAACTTCAGAATACACAGGCAGATCTACAAACAAGCAAAGAAATAAATAGCAAACAAGCAAGAACCAACGAAGCGAAAGGTGAAGTAAAACATACCAAACAAAGGGTTAGCAGTAACAATGTCATCACTTGCTTCGTCTTGAAGCTGGCCGAACTTTTGCTTTTTCAAAGAAGTAACATCAGGATGGATCTTTCGCTTCATCACACCTTTAGCTTTATGGCGTTGTGCCACCCTGGCCCTAA
This genomic stretch from Rutidosis leptorrhynchoides isolate AG116_Rl617_1_P2 chromosome 11, CSIRO_AGI_Rlap_v1, whole genome shotgun sequence harbors:
- the LOC139876135 gene encoding uncharacterized protein, encoding MQSLNGKLASLSRFISKGAEKQLPFFRILKGCLGKKKIVWNEEAEKAFVEMKEYIAKLPTLTSPEEGETLFIYLATSKECISTVLVTEREKAHVPIYFFSRVLQEAELNYPELEKLTLALVHTARKLRRYFLAHQIVVLTNKPIRHAIKGQVLANFIAETDSVNEEDVKNSTQIITPKIENEEWKLYTDGASSSDGSGAGLMLVNLEGKEFTYALRFEFNTTNNEAEYEALLAGLRMAKELKILHLRAFVDLQLVSNQIKGTFEAKQPTIQQYLSKAKELIESFKSFDIEHVRRSQNKKADALSKFASLTFEHLAKEVLVEEYVVYTRVQGQLISVTSALPFVKWGIDIVGPISDTPGSPRFLLVAIDYFTKWSEAKSLATITGKQIEKFVWEHIVCRFGVPQEIVPDNGKTLAEGIFPKFWKQLKIQQSFTSVYHPQGNGQVEVTNRDIIKGIEKRLGKCKKGWVDELPLVLWAHRTTPKRSNGETHYSLAYGTEAVLLAEIHVLTERTANNENNKENLRVNLDLLEERREATVIREASYKRMIEGYYNKRVKPSTFKVGEYVLRLNSASKVEYEGKLGPN